A segment of the Pseudomonas versuta genome:
ATGAATATGCCTGGATCGAAGCGGCCTGCTGGCTGCTCGAAGCCCCCGAAACCCTGCGCACCATTCGCCTGAATGCCCGTTGTCATGCCAGCCGTCAACGCTGGGCCGCGATAGTCGAACAGTTCGAAGGCCAGCTGCTGCGGGCCTTCCATGGCTGCGCCGGGAGCGTCGAAGTACCGGGCTGACGGCACTACGGTTTAAGACAGGGCTTTCTCAATCGCCTGAATCACTGCTGCATCATCCGGCGCGGTACGCGGCGAAAAGCGCTCAAGCACCCGGCCATCCGGCCCGACCAGAAACTTTTCAAAATTCCAGCTGATGTCACCCGGGAACTCGGCGCCTTCACCTGCCAGCAAACGGTAAAGCTGATGGCGCTGCGGGCCATTGACGTCCAGTTTGCTGCTCAGGGGGAAAGTCACCCCATAGTTCAGGCTGCAAAATGCCTGGATTTGCTCTTCAGTGCCCGGCTCTTGCCCGGCGAACTGGTTGCAGGGCACACCCAGCACGCTGAAACCTTGAGCCTTGTATTGCTGATACAGGTTTTCCAGCGCGGCATATTGCGGGGTCAACCCGCATTTCGAGGCAACGTTGACTACCAGCACCACTTGGTCCTTGAAGGCTTCCAAGGGCAGCGGGCTGCCGTCCAGCGCGTCTAGGGTAAGGTCGTGAAAAGCGCTCATGACGAACTCCAAAATTCCCGGGCTACATCCAGGCAATCGTTCAAAGTACCGATTGCCATATTATTCAAAAAGCAAAAAGGCGCCCGTAGGCGCCTTTTTCTGGCTAGCTCGCAAGTGAGCGTAGCAGCTGTTATCAGTGCTGATGACCGCCTTCACCGTGAACGTGGCCGTGAGCAACTTCTTCTTCGCTCGCGTCACGTACAGCAACAACCTTGACCTTGAAGGTCAGGCGCTGGCCTGCCAACGGGTGGTTGCCGTCTACAGTTACGTCGTCGCCGTCCAGATCACGGATAGTCACGATCTGCATCTGGCCGTCCGGTGCGGAAGCGTGGAACTGCATGCCCACTTCCAGTTGGTCAACGCCTTCGAACATGCTGGCGCTCAAGGTGCTGACCAGTTCAGCGGAGTACTCGCCGTAAGCGTCTTCAGGTTCAACGGTTACCGTCAGTTCTTCGCCAACGGCCTTGCCTTCAAGAGCCTTTTCCAGACCTGGAATGATGTTACCTGCGCCTTGCAGGTAAACCAGCGGTGCGCCGCCGGCAGAGCTGTCGATGACATCGCCATCGTCGTTGGTCAGGGTATATTCGATGGAGACTGCCTTGTTGGCGGCGATCGTCATGGGGCGAGACCTTTTGCAAAAAAATAAATGAGTTCGCAAGTCTAACCAAGCAATCGCCTGAAAGCGAACACAACAAAGACCAACGGATAACTTTGAAAACTT
Coding sequences within it:
- a CDS encoding glutathione peroxidase — protein: MSAFHDLTLDALDGSPLPLEAFKDQVVLVVNVASKCGLTPQYAALENLYQQYKAQGFSVLGVPCNQFAGQEPGTEEQIQAFCSLNYGVTFPLSSKLDVNGPQRHQLYRLLAGEGAEFPGDISWNFEKFLVGPDGRVLERFSPRTAPDDAAVIQAIEKALS
- a CDS encoding FKBP-type peptidyl-prolyl cis-trans isomerase, with translation MTIAANKAVSIEYTLTNDDGDVIDSSAGGAPLVYLQGAGNIIPGLEKALEGKAVGEELTVTVEPEDAYGEYSAELVSTLSASMFEGVDQLEVGMQFHASAPDGQMQIVTIRDLDGDDVTVDGNHPLAGQRLTFKVKVVAVRDASEEEVAHGHVHGEGGHQH